The Falco peregrinus isolate bFalPer1 chromosome 9, bFalPer1.pri, whole genome shotgun sequence genome includes a window with the following:
- the EPB42 gene encoding protein 4.2 isoform X2 has translation MKQGLSIRKCDFKITMNNNNHHTEEISTERLMVRRGQPFTITVVFSAPIFKYLQLLKKSFLTVQTADGIQTRFDISVLLKDQKQWSAALEEQDPFFWTISVNSPVNAPIGQYTLLLRASKSSHLLGNFTLLFNPWCRDDEVFLPNEAQRQEYILNQEGLIYGGTENAVLAQPWDFSQEDIVDICFTLLDVGERHQQDKDRTQRKNPIYICRIVAAMMNCDEFRGILAECGTRQYYDGTPPSKWLGSSPILRQWAASQCKPVRYGQCWVFAAVMCSVLRCLGIPTRVVTGFTWAHNTSSCLSVDEYYDEDGTLLTQDKSTRVWTFHVWNECWMARADLLPKYSGWQALDATCQEKNRSLSFCGPAPVQAIKEGDIEVDYDVCYFFAAINAKCQVWIQTADGLKPVLGSTKYTGNNISTKSVGSERCEDITHNYKYPEGSLQEQEVLDKAYRKAKELETTTTSSKTEFSTIPTALEEPINLFMHLQSKSPLLLGQDIPLSIEVFNHSDGEKAIHLVVGAQSLHYDGVPTTQLWKEEFHFILKSNEANNLQVFVPYSRYRKGSGESHLLRLTAMLREEDSTYIYFAQEEISICEPLLTIEFPENMVQYQPSTAKISLQNPLTEPLEKCTIVVAGRGLIYRQREYSLGSVQPKSSQELQIPFTPIQAGPRRLTAHLTCLQLQNMKSYKTINIAAA, from the exons ATGAAACAAG GTCTGAGCAtcagaaaatgtgatttcaaGATCACAATGAACAACAATAACCACCACACAGAAGAAATCAGCACTGAAAGGCTTATGGTGAGGCGAGGGCAGCCATTCACTATCACTGTGGTCTTCTCGGCTCCAATATTCAAATACCTGCAGCTACTGAAGAAGTCCTTCCTCACAGTACAGACAG CAGATGGAATCCAGACTAGATTTGACATCTCCGTCCTGCTTAAAGACCAGAAGCAGTGGAGCGCAGCACTGGAAGAACAAGACCCATTCTTCTGGACCATCTCTGTGAACAGCCCTGTCAATGCTCCCATTGGCCAGTACACACTGCTTTTACGTGCCTCCAAGTCTTCCCATCTCCTGGGCAACTTCACTCTTCTCTTTAATCCCTGGTGCCGAG ATGATGAGGTGTTCTTGCCTAATGAGGCACAGCGGCAGGAGTACATTTTAAACCAAGAGGGTCTCATCTACGGGGGGACTGAAAATGCAGTCCTAGCGCAACCCTGGGACTTCAGTCAG GAGGATATTGTTGACATCTGCTTCACACTGCTGGATGTAGGTGAACGCCATCAACAAGACAAGGATCGCACGCAGCGCAAGAACCCTATTTACATCTGCCGCATAGTTGCTGCCATG aTGAACTGCGATGAGTTTAGAGGAATCCTGGCAGAATGTGGGACCAGGCAATACTATGATGGGACACCCCCTTCCAAGTGGCTAGGAAGCAGTCCCATCCTCCGGCAGTGGGCTGCATCACAATGCAAGCCTGTCCGCTATGGGCAGTGTTGGGTGTTTGCTGCAGTCATGTGTTCAG TTCTGAGGTGCCTGGGAATTCCTACCAGGGTGGTCACAGGCTTTACGTGGGCTCACAACACTAGCAGCTGCCTAAGTGTGGATGAGTATTATGATGAAGATGGGACACTGCTTACACAAGACAAAAGCACCCGGGTCTG GACCTTTCACGTTTGGAACGAATGCTGGATGGCTCGAGCAGACTTGCTACCAAAGTACAGTGGGTGGCAGGCACTGGATGCCAcctgccaggaaaaaaacagaa GTCTGTCCTTCTGTGGGCCAGCCCCTGTTCAAGCCATCAAGGAAGGGGACATAGAAGTGGATTATGATGTCTGCTACTTCTTTGCTGCCATCAATGCCAAGTGCCAGGTCTGGATACAAACAGCGGATGGCCTCAAGCCAGTTCTTGGTAGCACAAAATACACTGGCAACAACATCAGCACCAAGAGTGTGGGCAGTGAACGCTGTGAGGATATCACACACAACTACAAGTATCCTGAAG GTTCTCTTCAGGAACAAGAAGTACTAGACAAAGCCtacagaaaggcaaaggaaCTTGAGacaaccaccaccagcagcaaaacagagtTTAGCACCATCCCTACTGCCCTTGAAGAGCCAATTAACCTTTTCATGCACCTCCAGTCAAAGAGTCCTCTGCTACTGGGACAAGATATTCCACTTTCTATTGAAGTGTTTAACCACAGCGATGGAGAAAAGGCTATTCACCTGGTAGTTGGGGCCCAGTCTCTGCATTATGATGGTGTGCCCACTACCCAACTTTGGAAGGAAGAGTTTCATTTTATCCTCAAAAGCAATGAAG CTAACAACCTGCAGGTCTTTGTGCCTTATTCACGGTACAGAAAAGGGTCAGGAGAGAGTCATCTGCTTAGGCTGACTGCCATGCTGAGAGAAGAGGACTCCACCTACATATACTTCGCACAGGAAGAGATCAGCATTTGTGAACCCCTTCTCACTATTGAG TTTCCAGAAAACATGGTACAGTATCAGCCAAGCACAGCAAAGATCAGCCTCCAGAACCCTCTCACCGAACCCCTGGAGAAATGTACGATAGTGGTTGCAGGGCGAGGGCTCATTTACAGACAAAGAGAGTACAG CTTGGGCTCTGTTCAACCTAAAAGCAGTCAAGAGCTACAAATCCCATTCACCCCCATCCAAGCAGGGCCCAGAAGACTCACTGCACATCTTACCTGCCTTCAACTCCAGAACATGAAGAGCTACAAAACTATCAACATCGCAGCTGCCTGA
- the EPB42 gene encoding protein 4.2 isoform X3, producing the protein MKQGLSIRKCDFKITMNNNNHHTEEISTERLMVRRGQPFTITVVFSAPIFKYLQLLKKSFLTVQTDGIQTRFDISVLLKDQKQWSAALEEQDPFFWTISVNSPVNAPIGQYTLLLRASKSSHLLGNFTLLFNPWCRDDEVFLPNEAQRQEYILNQEGLIYGGTENAVLAQPWDFSQEDIVDICFTLLDVGERHQQDKDRTQRKNPIYICRIVAAMMNCDEFRGILAECGTRQYYDGTPPSKWLGSSPILRQWAASQCKPVRYGQCWVFAAVMCSVLRCLGIPTRVVTGFTWAHNTSSCLSVDEYYDEDGTLLTQDKSTRVWTFHVWNECWMARADLLPKYSGWQALDATCQEKNRSLSFCGPAPVQAIKEGDIEVDYDVCYFFAAINAKCQVWIQTADGLKPVLGSTKYTGNNISTKSVGSERCEDITHNYKYPEGSLQEQEVLDKAYRKAKELETTTTSSKTEFSTIPTALEEPINLFMHLQSKSPLLLGQDIPLSIEVFNHSDGEKAIHLVVGAQSLHYDGVPTTQLWKEEFHFILKSNEANNLQVFVPYSRYRKGSGESHLLRLTAMLREEDSTYIYFAQEEISICEPLLTIEFPENMVQYQPSTAKISLQNPLTEPLEKCTIVVAGRGLIYRQREYSLGSVQPKSSQELQIPFTPIQAGPRRLTAHLTCLQLQNMKSYKTINIAAA; encoded by the exons ATGAAACAAG GTCTGAGCAtcagaaaatgtgatttcaaGATCACAATGAACAACAATAACCACCACACAGAAGAAATCAGCACTGAAAGGCTTATGGTGAGGCGAGGGCAGCCATTCACTATCACTGTGGTCTTCTCGGCTCCAATATTCAAATACCTGCAGCTACTGAAGAAGTCCTTCCTCACAGTACAGACAG ATGGAATCCAGACTAGATTTGACATCTCCGTCCTGCTTAAAGACCAGAAGCAGTGGAGCGCAGCACTGGAAGAACAAGACCCATTCTTCTGGACCATCTCTGTGAACAGCCCTGTCAATGCTCCCATTGGCCAGTACACACTGCTTTTACGTGCCTCCAAGTCTTCCCATCTCCTGGGCAACTTCACTCTTCTCTTTAATCCCTGGTGCCGAG ATGATGAGGTGTTCTTGCCTAATGAGGCACAGCGGCAGGAGTACATTTTAAACCAAGAGGGTCTCATCTACGGGGGGACTGAAAATGCAGTCCTAGCGCAACCCTGGGACTTCAGTCAG GAGGATATTGTTGACATCTGCTTCACACTGCTGGATGTAGGTGAACGCCATCAACAAGACAAGGATCGCACGCAGCGCAAGAACCCTATTTACATCTGCCGCATAGTTGCTGCCATG aTGAACTGCGATGAGTTTAGAGGAATCCTGGCAGAATGTGGGACCAGGCAATACTATGATGGGACACCCCCTTCCAAGTGGCTAGGAAGCAGTCCCATCCTCCGGCAGTGGGCTGCATCACAATGCAAGCCTGTCCGCTATGGGCAGTGTTGGGTGTTTGCTGCAGTCATGTGTTCAG TTCTGAGGTGCCTGGGAATTCCTACCAGGGTGGTCACAGGCTTTACGTGGGCTCACAACACTAGCAGCTGCCTAAGTGTGGATGAGTATTATGATGAAGATGGGACACTGCTTACACAAGACAAAAGCACCCGGGTCTG GACCTTTCACGTTTGGAACGAATGCTGGATGGCTCGAGCAGACTTGCTACCAAAGTACAGTGGGTGGCAGGCACTGGATGCCAcctgccaggaaaaaaacagaa GTCTGTCCTTCTGTGGGCCAGCCCCTGTTCAAGCCATCAAGGAAGGGGACATAGAAGTGGATTATGATGTCTGCTACTTCTTTGCTGCCATCAATGCCAAGTGCCAGGTCTGGATACAAACAGCGGATGGCCTCAAGCCAGTTCTTGGTAGCACAAAATACACTGGCAACAACATCAGCACCAAGAGTGTGGGCAGTGAACGCTGTGAGGATATCACACACAACTACAAGTATCCTGAAG GTTCTCTTCAGGAACAAGAAGTACTAGACAAAGCCtacagaaaggcaaaggaaCTTGAGacaaccaccaccagcagcaaaacagagtTTAGCACCATCCCTACTGCCCTTGAAGAGCCAATTAACCTTTTCATGCACCTCCAGTCAAAGAGTCCTCTGCTACTGGGACAAGATATTCCACTTTCTATTGAAGTGTTTAACCACAGCGATGGAGAAAAGGCTATTCACCTGGTAGTTGGGGCCCAGTCTCTGCATTATGATGGTGTGCCCACTACCCAACTTTGGAAGGAAGAGTTTCATTTTATCCTCAAAAGCAATGAAG CTAACAACCTGCAGGTCTTTGTGCCTTATTCACGGTACAGAAAAGGGTCAGGAGAGAGTCATCTGCTTAGGCTGACTGCCATGCTGAGAGAAGAGGACTCCACCTACATATACTTCGCACAGGAAGAGATCAGCATTTGTGAACCCCTTCTCACTATTGAG TTTCCAGAAAACATGGTACAGTATCAGCCAAGCACAGCAAAGATCAGCCTCCAGAACCCTCTCACCGAACCCCTGGAGAAATGTACGATAGTGGTTGCAGGGCGAGGGCTCATTTACAGACAAAGAGAGTACAG CTTGGGCTCTGTTCAACCTAAAAGCAGTCAAGAGCTACAAATCCCATTCACCCCCATCCAAGCAGGGCCCAGAAGACTCACTGCACATCTTACCTGCCTTCAACTCCAGAACATGAAGAGCTACAAAACTATCAACATCGCAGCTGCCTGA
- the EPB42 gene encoding protein 4.2 isoform X1 yields MKQGLSIRKCDFKITMNNNNHHTEEISTERLMVRRGQPFTITVVFSAPIFKYLQLLKKSFLTVQTGSHPSKADGIQTRFDISVLLKDQKQWSAALEEQDPFFWTISVNSPVNAPIGQYTLLLRASKSSHLLGNFTLLFNPWCRDDEVFLPNEAQRQEYILNQEGLIYGGTENAVLAQPWDFSQEDIVDICFTLLDVGERHQQDKDRTQRKNPIYICRIVAAMMNCDEFRGILAECGTRQYYDGTPPSKWLGSSPILRQWAASQCKPVRYGQCWVFAAVMCSVLRCLGIPTRVVTGFTWAHNTSSCLSVDEYYDEDGTLLTQDKSTRVWTFHVWNECWMARADLLPKYSGWQALDATCQEKNRSLSFCGPAPVQAIKEGDIEVDYDVCYFFAAINAKCQVWIQTADGLKPVLGSTKYTGNNISTKSVGSERCEDITHNYKYPEGSLQEQEVLDKAYRKAKELETTTTSSKTEFSTIPTALEEPINLFMHLQSKSPLLLGQDIPLSIEVFNHSDGEKAIHLVVGAQSLHYDGVPTTQLWKEEFHFILKSNEANNLQVFVPYSRYRKGSGESHLLRLTAMLREEDSTYIYFAQEEISICEPLLTIEFPENMVQYQPSTAKISLQNPLTEPLEKCTIVVAGRGLIYRQREYSLGSVQPKSSQELQIPFTPIQAGPRRLTAHLTCLQLQNMKSYKTINIAAA; encoded by the exons ATGAAACAAG GTCTGAGCAtcagaaaatgtgatttcaaGATCACAATGAACAACAATAACCACCACACAGAAGAAATCAGCACTGAAAGGCTTATGGTGAGGCGAGGGCAGCCATTCACTATCACTGTGGTCTTCTCGGCTCCAATATTCAAATACCTGCAGCTACTGAAGAAGTCCTTCCTCACAGTACAGACAG GATCACATCCTTCCAAAGCAGATGGAATCCAGACTAGATTTGACATCTCCGTCCTGCTTAAAGACCAGAAGCAGTGGAGCGCAGCACTGGAAGAACAAGACCCATTCTTCTGGACCATCTCTGTGAACAGCCCTGTCAATGCTCCCATTGGCCAGTACACACTGCTTTTACGTGCCTCCAAGTCTTCCCATCTCCTGGGCAACTTCACTCTTCTCTTTAATCCCTGGTGCCGAG ATGATGAGGTGTTCTTGCCTAATGAGGCACAGCGGCAGGAGTACATTTTAAACCAAGAGGGTCTCATCTACGGGGGGACTGAAAATGCAGTCCTAGCGCAACCCTGGGACTTCAGTCAG GAGGATATTGTTGACATCTGCTTCACACTGCTGGATGTAGGTGAACGCCATCAACAAGACAAGGATCGCACGCAGCGCAAGAACCCTATTTACATCTGCCGCATAGTTGCTGCCATG aTGAACTGCGATGAGTTTAGAGGAATCCTGGCAGAATGTGGGACCAGGCAATACTATGATGGGACACCCCCTTCCAAGTGGCTAGGAAGCAGTCCCATCCTCCGGCAGTGGGCTGCATCACAATGCAAGCCTGTCCGCTATGGGCAGTGTTGGGTGTTTGCTGCAGTCATGTGTTCAG TTCTGAGGTGCCTGGGAATTCCTACCAGGGTGGTCACAGGCTTTACGTGGGCTCACAACACTAGCAGCTGCCTAAGTGTGGATGAGTATTATGATGAAGATGGGACACTGCTTACACAAGACAAAAGCACCCGGGTCTG GACCTTTCACGTTTGGAACGAATGCTGGATGGCTCGAGCAGACTTGCTACCAAAGTACAGTGGGTGGCAGGCACTGGATGCCAcctgccaggaaaaaaacagaa GTCTGTCCTTCTGTGGGCCAGCCCCTGTTCAAGCCATCAAGGAAGGGGACATAGAAGTGGATTATGATGTCTGCTACTTCTTTGCTGCCATCAATGCCAAGTGCCAGGTCTGGATACAAACAGCGGATGGCCTCAAGCCAGTTCTTGGTAGCACAAAATACACTGGCAACAACATCAGCACCAAGAGTGTGGGCAGTGAACGCTGTGAGGATATCACACACAACTACAAGTATCCTGAAG GTTCTCTTCAGGAACAAGAAGTACTAGACAAAGCCtacagaaaggcaaaggaaCTTGAGacaaccaccaccagcagcaaaacagagtTTAGCACCATCCCTACTGCCCTTGAAGAGCCAATTAACCTTTTCATGCACCTCCAGTCAAAGAGTCCTCTGCTACTGGGACAAGATATTCCACTTTCTATTGAAGTGTTTAACCACAGCGATGGAGAAAAGGCTATTCACCTGGTAGTTGGGGCCCAGTCTCTGCATTATGATGGTGTGCCCACTACCCAACTTTGGAAGGAAGAGTTTCATTTTATCCTCAAAAGCAATGAAG CTAACAACCTGCAGGTCTTTGTGCCTTATTCACGGTACAGAAAAGGGTCAGGAGAGAGTCATCTGCTTAGGCTGACTGCCATGCTGAGAGAAGAGGACTCCACCTACATATACTTCGCACAGGAAGAGATCAGCATTTGTGAACCCCTTCTCACTATTGAG TTTCCAGAAAACATGGTACAGTATCAGCCAAGCACAGCAAAGATCAGCCTCCAGAACCCTCTCACCGAACCCCTGGAGAAATGTACGATAGTGGTTGCAGGGCGAGGGCTCATTTACAGACAAAGAGAGTACAG CTTGGGCTCTGTTCAACCTAAAAGCAGTCAAGAGCTACAAATCCCATTCACCCCCATCCAAGCAGGGCCCAGAAGACTCACTGCACATCTTACCTGCCTTCAACTCCAGAACATGAAGAGCTACAAAACTATCAACATCGCAGCTGCCTGA
- the EPB42 gene encoding protein 4.2 isoform X4: MKQGLSIRKCDFKITMNNNNHHTEEISTERLMVRRGQPFTITVVFSAPIFKYLQLLKKSFLTVQTDQKQWSAALEEQDPFFWTISVNSPVNAPIGQYTLLLRASKSSHLLGNFTLLFNPWCRDDEVFLPNEAQRQEYILNQEGLIYGGTENAVLAQPWDFSQEDIVDICFTLLDVGERHQQDKDRTQRKNPIYICRIVAAMMNCDEFRGILAECGTRQYYDGTPPSKWLGSSPILRQWAASQCKPVRYGQCWVFAAVMCSVLRCLGIPTRVVTGFTWAHNTSSCLSVDEYYDEDGTLLTQDKSTRVWTFHVWNECWMARADLLPKYSGWQALDATCQEKNRSLSFCGPAPVQAIKEGDIEVDYDVCYFFAAINAKCQVWIQTADGLKPVLGSTKYTGNNISTKSVGSERCEDITHNYKYPEGSLQEQEVLDKAYRKAKELETTTTSSKTEFSTIPTALEEPINLFMHLQSKSPLLLGQDIPLSIEVFNHSDGEKAIHLVVGAQSLHYDGVPTTQLWKEEFHFILKSNEANNLQVFVPYSRYRKGSGESHLLRLTAMLREEDSTYIYFAQEEISICEPLLTIEFPENMVQYQPSTAKISLQNPLTEPLEKCTIVVAGRGLIYRQREYSLGSVQPKSSQELQIPFTPIQAGPRRLTAHLTCLQLQNMKSYKTINIAAA, translated from the exons ATGAAACAAG GTCTGAGCAtcagaaaatgtgatttcaaGATCACAATGAACAACAATAACCACCACACAGAAGAAATCAGCACTGAAAGGCTTATGGTGAGGCGAGGGCAGCCATTCACTATCACTGTGGTCTTCTCGGCTCCAATATTCAAATACCTGCAGCTACTGAAGAAGTCCTTCCTCACAGTACAGACAG ACCAGAAGCAGTGGAGCGCAGCACTGGAAGAACAAGACCCATTCTTCTGGACCATCTCTGTGAACAGCCCTGTCAATGCTCCCATTGGCCAGTACACACTGCTTTTACGTGCCTCCAAGTCTTCCCATCTCCTGGGCAACTTCACTCTTCTCTTTAATCCCTGGTGCCGAG ATGATGAGGTGTTCTTGCCTAATGAGGCACAGCGGCAGGAGTACATTTTAAACCAAGAGGGTCTCATCTACGGGGGGACTGAAAATGCAGTCCTAGCGCAACCCTGGGACTTCAGTCAG GAGGATATTGTTGACATCTGCTTCACACTGCTGGATGTAGGTGAACGCCATCAACAAGACAAGGATCGCACGCAGCGCAAGAACCCTATTTACATCTGCCGCATAGTTGCTGCCATG aTGAACTGCGATGAGTTTAGAGGAATCCTGGCAGAATGTGGGACCAGGCAATACTATGATGGGACACCCCCTTCCAAGTGGCTAGGAAGCAGTCCCATCCTCCGGCAGTGGGCTGCATCACAATGCAAGCCTGTCCGCTATGGGCAGTGTTGGGTGTTTGCTGCAGTCATGTGTTCAG TTCTGAGGTGCCTGGGAATTCCTACCAGGGTGGTCACAGGCTTTACGTGGGCTCACAACACTAGCAGCTGCCTAAGTGTGGATGAGTATTATGATGAAGATGGGACACTGCTTACACAAGACAAAAGCACCCGGGTCTG GACCTTTCACGTTTGGAACGAATGCTGGATGGCTCGAGCAGACTTGCTACCAAAGTACAGTGGGTGGCAGGCACTGGATGCCAcctgccaggaaaaaaacagaa GTCTGTCCTTCTGTGGGCCAGCCCCTGTTCAAGCCATCAAGGAAGGGGACATAGAAGTGGATTATGATGTCTGCTACTTCTTTGCTGCCATCAATGCCAAGTGCCAGGTCTGGATACAAACAGCGGATGGCCTCAAGCCAGTTCTTGGTAGCACAAAATACACTGGCAACAACATCAGCACCAAGAGTGTGGGCAGTGAACGCTGTGAGGATATCACACACAACTACAAGTATCCTGAAG GTTCTCTTCAGGAACAAGAAGTACTAGACAAAGCCtacagaaaggcaaaggaaCTTGAGacaaccaccaccagcagcaaaacagagtTTAGCACCATCCCTACTGCCCTTGAAGAGCCAATTAACCTTTTCATGCACCTCCAGTCAAAGAGTCCTCTGCTACTGGGACAAGATATTCCACTTTCTATTGAAGTGTTTAACCACAGCGATGGAGAAAAGGCTATTCACCTGGTAGTTGGGGCCCAGTCTCTGCATTATGATGGTGTGCCCACTACCCAACTTTGGAAGGAAGAGTTTCATTTTATCCTCAAAAGCAATGAAG CTAACAACCTGCAGGTCTTTGTGCCTTATTCACGGTACAGAAAAGGGTCAGGAGAGAGTCATCTGCTTAGGCTGACTGCCATGCTGAGAGAAGAGGACTCCACCTACATATACTTCGCACAGGAAGAGATCAGCATTTGTGAACCCCTTCTCACTATTGAG TTTCCAGAAAACATGGTACAGTATCAGCCAAGCACAGCAAAGATCAGCCTCCAGAACCCTCTCACCGAACCCCTGGAGAAATGTACGATAGTGGTTGCAGGGCGAGGGCTCATTTACAGACAAAGAGAGTACAG CTTGGGCTCTGTTCAACCTAAAAGCAGTCAAGAGCTACAAATCCCATTCACCCCCATCCAAGCAGGGCCCAGAAGACTCACTGCACATCTTACCTGCCTTCAACTCCAGAACATGAAGAGCTACAAAACTATCAACATCGCAGCTGCCTGA